The genomic window ccctccctctctcccctctctctctcctctctctgtctctgtctctgtctctctgtctctttctctctccccatcccaccccccatTAGGTGGCCTAGTTGATAGAATGCTaggctgggagtcagaaagacctgaattcaaatgcagcctcagacgcttcgtgtatgaccctgggcaagttactttcacctgtttgcttcagtttctccatctgttaaAACTAGAACCTACCTCTCAGGGCTCTTaggagaaacaaatgagatgaGAATGAGCTTCGcgcagtgcctggaacatggaTGCTTCTcaaaatgcctaataaatgcttatttccttccttcctttctctctttcagcACATGGGCAGCAATGGGGTTCCCGGTGCCGGGAGGGCTCCAATCCCACTCCGCCGTGGTGGATTGTGCCATGAAATAGGACGGCACCCATCTGAGTCCCATCTCTGCCATTTTTTAGCTGTCTGGTATCAGAGGCCAGAGGTTCTAGGTCTCCCCTTTCCTTCAGGACCATGCTGGGCCACCACGATCGGATCGGCAGCATTTTGATTGggggttttcatttctttttttcctcttgcttCCGCTCGTGTGCCCCTACGTCAGCCTGGACAAGTCTTCCTCGGTTCTCAGGGTCTGTCTTACTCATATTTCTTACAGCAGCACATCGATCCACCATTACGCTTCTCTACCACGAAGGGTGTTGGCGCCTGCTGGGTGGAGGGAGGCCACAGAGGAGTAGTTGCCTTGGCCCTGGGGTGCCCGTGACTGCCAAGTGGTATCACCTGGCTCCAGCCCCGGCCCTACCCTGCAGACCCTGGAAAGCAGCTGCCGAGGAGTCTTCGAGCAAGACTTTGGTCATTGGTTCACAGGCCTCCAAACCCCCGAGTCCGAGACTGTTCACCACTCCACCATGGATGTCCAAAGGCGTCTGTCTCTTCCACAGACTTCCATCTGAAGAGCTCCTGGAGCCTGTgagtttctctctttccatctttctatctctctggcCTCGCCTTCCCCTTTGACCCCAGATCTCCTGGGGCTTCTCCTCCCAGAGGGTCCTTGGTCATTGTCCCCAGATCAAAATCCCAAAAGGCATCTCCTCCACGGACTCGCGGCCAAAGGGACAGCCCCTGCggcctgtctctccatctctctttctctttgtgccTGCCTTCTCTTCGGGACTCCTGGGCTGATGTTGGCCATTTTCCCTAGGCCCAAGTTCCCAAAAGGAGTCTTCTCCACAGATTCACATCCTAAACAGCAGCTGAGTCCAGCCCGTGAGCGCCCATCTGTTGGTCTCTCTGTCCTTGCCTTCTCTCATGGACTGAAGTCTCCAAATCATCCCTCCCCAGACCGATTTTGGCCATTCTCCCAATTCCCAGATGCCCAAGGCATCTCACCTTGACCATTTCCCCCAGGCCAAGACCCCCCCTCCATGGCATCTCCTCCCAGATTGCCCTTGGCCATTCTCCTTGGGCCAATCTCCAAGGTTCTCAAAGGCATGAGCTCCCAAGCCGCCCTCCTTCCAGACTGACCGCGGGCATTCTTCTTGACCTCGATTCTTTCCAGGCCATGATCAAAAGCCATCTTGTCCCCTGACCCATTACCAAAGCAAGAGCACCCGCCTCCTTTTCCAGCACAGGTAGCCCTTCCACATCGGGACTTTCCCGCCACAGTTTCAATATATCCCGGGTTGGCATAAGAGactaaatgggaatttgggggagttATGCAGAACCTGCAGATGGCATGGAAAGGCCAGCAGAGGACACAGAAAAAGTCCAGAAACTCCGAAATGCCTAAAGTATACGTGTCGTGTTGCGTAATAGcaacatattttatcatttaatgcTGCAGAtatatgcaatttcttttttttttaattcaaataagaggggcagctgggtgcctcagtggatggagagccaggcctagagatgggaggtcccaggttcaaatctgacctcagacacttcccagctgggtgaccctgggcaagtcacttgaccccattgcctagagccctcctcactcttctgccttggaacccacagtattgattctaagacggaaggtgagggttcaaaaaagataaagttaaaataaggaaaaagttaaagtttgtgaaaagaatacAAGAGCCAAAAAATTCTACCTGGGCTTTCCAGATTGTGGGAGCCCCGTGCCCCTAaccccatgatgtggaagggatgcctGTACTTGCTGGACCTGCCTTTTCCCCTGGACCAAGGTCCCAAAGGCATCTTCCTCCAAACCGACCCTGGCCACTTTCCACTGGACTAAGTTCCCAAAAGGCAACTCCTCCACGGATCTCCATCCGAAGTGGGAGTACCCATGGCCTATGAGCAGTCATCTGTCCGAGGCTTCTGTCTCTCTGGACTGAGATCTCAAAGACGTCTCCTCCCAGATGGCCCCTTGCCATTCTCCCCATCCCCACATCCCAAAGGCATCTCCTCCCAAAGGATCCCCAGGCCCAGGTCATGAAGGACATCCCCTTCTTAGACCCACATACATCCAAAGCTTACCGGGGCCCGTCattggtctctctctgtcttctccaaGGCAGGACCAAGATCCCGAAGGCGTCTCCCCCAAGCCTGATCTTGGCCAGTCTAACCTTACTAACCCAAACTCCCCAAGACCGAGGCTGTCCAAAGCATGTTCTCCACCGCCCCCGAAGCGAAGTGAGGGTGCCTGTGGCTTGAGACTGCCTGCCTGTCCTCAGAACCAAGATCCTCCCCAGACCAAGATCTCTTCCCTGCCTGATGTGGCCTATTCTCCTCAGACCAATCTCTTCCACAGACGCCCAAGCAAAGGGAGAGGCCCTTCAGCCTGGGAGCCCCCATCTCTCTGTTGTCCCTCTGTCCTCGCCCTCTCCCTTGGGCTGAGATCCCAAAGGCATCTCCTCTCAGACTGGCCTTAGCCATTTCCCCCAGGATTAAAACACTAAAGGGGCGTCTCTCCCAGAGACGGCACATCCTCACCGAGAGTACTGGGAGCCCGCGAGTGCCCAGTTCTCCATTTGTCCCTGACTTCTTCCATCAATCTCAACCCTAAAGGTCCCAGACTGACCCCAGCCATTCTTTCTAGGACCGAGAACCCTAAAGGCATCTTCACTGCTGCCCCATATCCATGGCGGTCAACTGAGAGATCTGCAAAGGTCAACAGTCAACAGGCTCGATCTGTGCCTAAGCCGGCCTTGCCGAAGGTTGTGTCTCACCCCGGCCGGCCCCGGGGAGCGGAATCCCAGAAGGCCGAGCAGTGGGAGAGCCAAGATGAGCTGGGGCCTGATGCCGTTCAGTTTTCCGGTGTCCTCTCACGGCAAACACGGAGACCGCTACATTCCCTCCAGAGCTGGCGCTAATTGGAACCTGCACTTCCACAGCTCGGCTGACGCTGACAATTCCCCAGGGCAGAAGCAGAAAGAGGATACCTGGGGCAGCGGCCAAGACGACTCGGTCTATTCTGCCTTGTTGAAGAATGAGCTCCTGGAAGCCAAGATCCAGACCGTCCCGGAGCCCAGAACGCCTGGCGCCCCAAACAAGAATCTGTTCACGTACTCCCCGAGCACTAAGCGCTGGAGGCCTGACGATGGCAGTGAAGTCACTCCGTATGCCTTATCCCCCATCAGCATCAAAAGCCAGAGTCTACTCGTGTCACAACGGAAACCCACTAAGAAGATCCCTCAAGTGCCATTCAAAGTCCTCGAGGCCTCGGGACTCCGAGATGACTTTTACTTGAACCTGCTGGATTGGTCGTCCCTCAACATCGTCGCCGTCGGATTGAGCACTTGTGTCTATCTCTGGAGTGCTTGCACGTCCCAGGTGACCAGGCTCTTCGACCTGTGTGATGAAGGAGATTCGGTAACCTCTGTGGGCTGGTACGAAAAAGGGAACCTGTTGGCAGTCGGCACCCAGAAGGGCCTTGTGCAGATCTGGGATGTAGATGCTGAGAAGAAAGTGTCCACGATGGAGGGGCACAAAGCTAGAGTCGGTGCGTTGGCCTGGTACGCAGACCAGATCTCCTCGGGGAGCAGAGATACGAGGATCCTCCAGAGAGATATCCGGGCCTCCCCCCTGCAGTCTCAGCGCTGGCTGCAAGGCCACAAGCAGGAGGTGTGTGGGCTGAAGTGGTCCACGGATCATCAGCTGCTGGCCTCGGGTGGCAACGACAACAAGCTCCTGGTCTGGAACAACTCCAATTTCAGGCCTGTCCAGCAGTACATCACTCACAAGGCGGCCGTGAAGGCCATCGCCTGGTCTCCCCACCAGCACGGCCTCTTGGCATCCGGTGGCGGTTCGGCCGACCGCTGCATTCGCTTCTGGAACACGCTGACCGGGCAGCCCCTGCAGCGCATCGACACTGGTTCCCAGGTGTGCAACCTGGCCTGGTCCAGACACGACAACGAGCTGGTCAGCACCCACGGCTATGCCGAAAACCAGATCGCCGTCTGGAGATACCCCTCCCTGGTGCAAGTCGCCAAACTCACGGGGCATCTATACCGAGTCCTGTACCTGGCCGTGTCTCCCGATGGACAGGCCATAGTGACGGGGGCCGGAGACAAGAGCCTGAGGTTTTGGAACGTCTTCCGGAAAGCCCGTTCCCAGAAGGAGTCCGGATCGGCCCTCAGCCTCTTCACTAGAATCCGGTAACCTCCCAGCCCCCCCCCCTGCTCCAGGACCGCTGCATCGGCTCAAGGAAAAATCGCCAGCTCTAATCAATGTGCATAGAATCCCAGTGAGCGGCTGGAAGGGAAAAGGGGTAGAGAGGTTAGGCAGACCTGGAGAAACCTTCTAGATCAGCGATGGGCCAACTTTgcaaagagggggccaaaggaaaggcaatgctcctctgtcagtctgtttctaaggcgactctttccaagtttccttgtatcatatcctactcgttgtatccGTGAGATCAGGAAGAATGTCCAGcgctggacagaacatttcagagggccgcaTGTGGCCCgggctgcagtttgcccatcgctggtctGGATCATTGTTAACTAGATTGAGGACATTGTGGAATAGTGTTTGGGGAGGGCACAAGCACGAGAAGAAGCAATCCAAATTTAGAAGCCCATTCTTCCCAAAGGAGGGAGGAGAACCAGACTGAATGGCGTCTCCGTCGTTCACACACCCTGGACAAGAGCGCTGGGGCTGGAAACAAGCAAACGTAAACAcagagttttctcatctgcttcagtttcttcgaagagacaaaacaaattcccttttTTGTCATCGGTGTCTGGGAAGAAATGATTGGTCAAGTTGGGAAGGCGGAGGAGAGAGGTTTATAGGCTCGGGGCAGGCCGCCCAAGGGCCTCCATTCACATGGGCTGCCCTGGAATCTCTTTCCTACGGGAAGCCCGTTGGAAAAAGCATTTTTGTTTTATAGAGTGAAATCTTAATCCTCTTGTTCATACTGGGCAAGTGGTTTCAGAAAGGGCACAGCGCTGGGAGCCTTGGAGCCAGGCACTTGGGGCGAGTTCCATGTCACTTAGAGAAAGGGACCAGTGCCGTACCCAGCAGCCCTGGCCTTCTAGGCCTGGACTAACCCTCAATGCTGGTGGGCATTTTGCCTCTATCCTTGCTCCTCTGCcacttcttgatttttctcctttAGCTGCTGCTGCCATCAGCCAGTAAGTAGACTCCAGCCCTCCTTGTGGACCCAGAGGAAAGAGCTCGGTCTGGAGAGGCCAGGAGGTCTGGCCATTCTCCTCAAGGAAGGGCTGGGCAGTTTGGACATGTGTTGCTTAAGGCCTAGAGCAGTCAACTAAAAAGCAGGAACTAGCCCCAAGGAGAAAAAGGTGTGAGTTTTGCCCATGAGCAGGGGGCTTTTCCAACTTCCGAGCTTTTGAACGCAACCCGCCATGGCTTAGGTGGAAACTGGTGGAATGCTCCACGGCCTCTCATCCCTTCTGCTCTGGGCTAAACAGAGAATATTGGGGGCACCGGGAAGAATGCATTCATTTTGGTTAGAAAACATTTCCTTTGCCCCAAGGCTTCCTTAAGGCCTCCGTTATATGTGTCTATACCTGTTTGTTGGACATGGGGGTTTGTTGAGATTGTCAATTTCAACTCTGGGAAACCAATCCCTGGTTTTTAAGAATCCGCCTCTGAAAAGCCTGGACTCGATAAGCAGAGGGACTAACCACTCAGGTGTCCAGAGAAACCCAGAGGGCTTTGAGGGGAAATGATTGAGCGCACACATTATTTTCATGCTCCTTTTGAAGAAgtgttgctttaaaaaatgtgtgCTGTCAACTGGACAGCTGAGAAGAGGGATCTCATCTCACACCAAACTGGAGGCAGGAAGGAGACCGTCCTCCTAACGGAACCTGTCTCTTACTGTCCTCACCATCAGCCACTTCGTCTAGTCCTTGGACAGCCCAGAGGTGGGCCACAAAGTCTAGGGcggtgttggtgaaccttttagagattacATGCCTGAAATGTGCCCTCAAGCTGCCTATCAGCCCTCagcattaccccagacaggggagggaggaagtgcttacattgggctgctgggaagaggggtggggcatgtgaaCATTGTCCTCCACTGTGATGGAAAGAGGGAACAGagtagccccctccagcacacagGGGCACATGTGCTATGGGTTCACCATCATGGACCTAGGAGATCCATTCTAGGCCCTGGCATCATGTGTCCATGGGGAAATTTAGCCGAATGCCCAGGGGACCAGAGAAGCTTGGTGGGGGGCGGAGGGTGGGGTGGATGAAATATGCTTACACGTGTGTATTCGCATGTACATGCTTTTGCTATTTTTGTGTATATCAATGATAAAACCAATCTCTGCTTTGTCCCCATCCTCTGGCCTATGCAGTTGCCAGTGGAATTGGACAAGCTTAAGAACTGGTCCTCGGAGAAGTTGTCTTTACAGGTTATGAGCTCGTGTATATTTAGGGGAGGGCGTGGGAGCTGTACGGATGCCCAGGTCCTTGGGCAGCATGTGATGTCATTGACCGGGCCAAACAATACAATTGGCTGTCTGGTATTGGCTGGCTTCAACTCATAAAGGAGCTGATGATGACAAGAAGAAACCATGTCTTCTCCTTGGACAAACAGTGACATTCCCAAGTTGGGTTCCGGTTTGTGGAAGAGTGGGCCgcttctctcttcccccagcACGTACGGAAGACAGTCCACAGATTGTGGAACTTGTCTCCCATGTGATAGCCGAGGTCGGGCCCTATATATTGATAGTAGAGGAGGGACAGGTGACCGAGATTGAATTGGGGATTGAAACTAAGATGGAGTTCTTTTGTAGGAGATGAAACCCAAGTCCCCGAAGGGTCTCTGTTGAGGTACCAGCTATATgtagttctttctcataagtgatGTAACTGACATTAAACAGATCGCAACTTTTTCAAAAGTGCGTTTCATGTCTGTCTCCCTACAACCCTTGCAACACTGGGATTCCTactttttttgatgtttttgaataaatgaattcgtttaaaagtatttattaagagctgACTGGGGACCAAGCACCgggctaaatgctggggatagactcaaggagttcataatctaattGGGAGAGACAAAACAAATCGGAGGGCT from Gracilinanus agilis isolate LMUSP501 unplaced genomic scaffold, AgileGrace unplaced_scaffold10770, whole genome shotgun sequence includes these protein-coding regions:
- the LOC123253934 gene encoding fizzy-related protein homolog; amino-acid sequence: MSWGLMPFSFPVSSHGKHGDRYIPSRAGANWNLHFHSSADADNSPGQKQKEDTWGSGQDDSVYSALLKNELLEAKIQTVPEPRTPGAPNKNLFTYSPSTKRWRPDDGSEVTPYALSPISIKSQSLLVSQRKPTKKIPQVPFKVLEASGLRDDFYLNLLDWSSLNIVAVGLSTCVYLWSACTSQVTRLFDLCDEGDSVTSVGWYEKGNLLAVGTQKGLVQIWDVDAEKKVSTMEGHKARVGALAWYADQISSGSRDTRILQRDIRASPLQSQRWLQGHKQEVCGLKWSTDHQLLASGGNDNKLLVWNNSNFRPVQQYITHKAAVKAIAWSPHQHGLLASGGGSADRCIRFWNTLTGQPLQRIDTGSQVCNLAWSRHDNELVSTHGYAENQIAVWRYPSLVQVAKLTGHLYRVLYLAVSPDGQAIVTGAGDKSLRFWNVFRKARSQKESGSALSLFTRIR